In Desulfobacterales bacterium, the genomic stretch GGGACCAGGGCCCCCAGTTCGTGGAGCAGATCAAAACCGTCCTTAACCTGCTTTGCGGGCGGGGGATCAATAAAGGGGAAAGACTGAATATCCCCCAGGTTTAAGGAAATCATCCGGAGGATCACCTGGGACAAATTGGCGCGCTGGATTTCCGGCGGGGTGAAAAGCGGCCGGGACTCATAGTCAGACTCGGGGTATAGCCGTATGCAGACGCCGTCCGCCACCCGGCCGCACCGGCCCTTGCGCTGGTCGGCGCTGCTTTTTGAGATCGGCGCAATCGGCAGTGACGTGGTTCTGGAGCGGGGGTCATACTGGGAAATCCGGGCCAGGCCCGTATCAATCACGTATCGGATGCCCGGCACCGTAATGGAGGTTTCGGCCACATTGGTGGCCACCACGATCTTTCTGCCCGGGATGGATTTAAACACCCGCATCTGATCGGCCGCAGGGAGCCGCGCAAAAAGCGGGAGCACCGTGGTATGCCGGTAGTTCCGGCCCTCAAGGGTTTCACAGGTCTCCCGGATATCCTGTTCCGTGGGCATAAAAATCAGAATATCGCCCGGTTTTTTTTCAGAGATCACTGCATCCGCCGCGTCCACCGCCTTTTCCACGTAGGTAAGTTCCTCTGCATCGCCGTCGGTATCGGATTCCGCATACTGAACTGTCACCGGATACGTCCGGCCGGAGACCTCGATTACCGGGGCATCCCCAAAGGCTTTTGAAAACTTTTGCGTATCAATGGTGGCGGAGGTGATAATGAGCTTCAGATCCTTGCGGATGCTTGTGAGGTTTCTCAGGATCCCCAGCAGAAAATCGATGTTTAAGCTGCGCTCATGGGCCTCATCCACGATAATCGTGTCATAGGCATTCAAATACTTGTCCCCCTGGGTCTCGGCCAGAAGGATGCCATCGGTCATAATCTTGATGAAGCCGTCCGCCTTGTTGAACTGCTCCTGAAACCGAATCTGATAGCCCACGGATTCACCGGGCGACTCCCCCAGTTCCTCGGCGATCCGGTCGGCCACTGTGACCGCGGCGATCCGCCGGGGCTGGGTGCAGCCGACAATTCCCTCGATCCCGCGGCCCGCCGCCAGGCAGAACTTGGGCAGCTGCGTGGTCTTGCCGGAGCCGGTCTCACCGGAAACAATCACCACCGGATGATTCCGGATGGCGGCGATAATATCATCCTTTTTGCGGGTGATCGGCAGATTTTCCGGATATTCGGGCTTTGGCCGAATCTTTTTCCGTTTTTCCTTATGCGCGATCGACCGCGTGAGACGCTCCTTCAGCTGATCCAGCTCATGCCGGGTTTTCTTTGCCGACCCGTCACCGTTTTTCCGGCGCTTGATCTTTTTAAGCTCACGGAGCGCCGCATGCCGGTCCGCGTGCATGACATCCGGCAGCAGGCTTTCCAGGGATTTTATTTTTTGATATAAATCAGATGATCTGGACATGCTTCGGTCATTGTCAATGTTTTTAAAAATTACAGAACCCCTGCGGGCTCAAATTGGGCATACAATAAACAGTACGTTCCGATTTTTCAATATCTTCCACATCCTTTCCCGGGACACGGTAAATTTGTTCTATCTATTTTTCAGGCGGGCACGGTGGCCTGCCCTTCGCGACAATGCCGATATTTTGTAGGGTCGGCCACCGTGCCGACCTTGCATGCGAGAAACCCCATGGTTATGGGGTTTCTCGCCAAAACAAATTCACCGTGTTTCCCGGAATAAAGGCTTTGACATCCCGGCTTGAAGTGATATAAAAAATTGATCGCAAATGAGAACATGTTTTATCGGGATAAATCCGATAAACCCGAATAAATTGAAAGGCTAAAAACGGGTCAGTGTTTTATGCAAACGTCCCAGCCCCCTCAAAACCTGCCAACCGGATTACACCGGCTGCGTAAAGATCAGCTCCGGTATATACTGGATAATATTTCCGATTACGTATGCCTCCATGACCTGCAGGGAAAAATCCTGGGGGTTAACCGGACAATGCAGAATCATGCCGGTATAACCGATCCCCGGCAGCTGGTGGGCCAGCCGATTACCCTGTTCATGCCGGAACAATATCAGGCCCTGTTCGACGACTACATGGCCCGCCTGCTTAAAAAGGGGGCCAACTCCGGGCTGGTCAGCCTGATCACCCAAACCGGGGAGGAACGGGTGATCGAGTACAACAGCCTGCTGATCTACGATGATGAGGGCCGGCCCCTGGCGGTGGCCAGTCTGGGCCGGGATATCACCGAACGGCTGAGATCCGAGAAAGCCTTAAAAAAAAGCGAGGAAAAATACCGCAACATCCTGGAAACCATTGAGGACGGCTATTATGAGGCCGACCTTAGCGGCAGCATCAAATTCTGCAACCCCGCGCTCTGCCGGATACTCGGATATAGCGAATCCGAACTGCTGGAAAAGAACTATCGGGAGATTTGTGAGCCGCCCTATATCAATACCATTTATAACACCTTCAACAAGGTCTATCACAGCCGGGAATCCACCAAGGCATTTGACTGGCGGCTGATCCGAAAAGACGGTTCAGCATGCTTTGTGGAAACCTCGGTTTCCCTGATAGAAGCCGACGACAAGCGGATTGCCGGTTTTCGGGGGATCTGCCGGGATGTCACGGATCGCATCGAGGCGGAAAAGGAGCGGCAGAGTTTGGAGAACCAGCTTTTCTACAGCCAGAAAATGGAGGCCCTTGGCACCCTGGCCGGCGGATTTGCCCATAACTTCAACAACATCTTATTCCCGTTAATCGGCTATATTGACATGGCCCTGATGCAAGCCCCGGCGGACAGCCGAACGCGCCAGCACATGGAAAAGGCGCTGGAATCCGCCAACAAGGCAAAAAATATCGTCCATCGGGTGCAGGAATATACCCGCAATGACAAGGGGCATCAGATCCAGCCGCTTGATGTGCCGGAAGTTGTGGACCAGGCCCTCCGGCTGGTTCGGGGCTCGCTTTCCAGCCGGATCAAGCTGTCAACGGAATTTGACGAGACCTGCCCGCAGATTATGGCGGATGCGGGCCAGATCCAGCATGTAATCGTCAACCTTTGCGCCAATGCCAATGATGCGATCATGTCAAACGGTCGCTCCGGCCATATCACAGTTGCGGTTTCGTCCGCGAACATCGCATCCGCCGATTCAGGTAAAGCCAAGGCACTGCCCCAGGGACGCTATGCCTGTATTTCGGTCACAGATTCCGGATGCGGAATCGATTCGGGGATGGTGGACCGGGTGTTTGACCCGTTTTACACCACCAAACCGGAAACCGGAAAAGGCTTAGGCCTCTCCCTCTCCCACCGGATTGTCAAGAAATACGGCGGCGAGATATTTATTGAGAGCCAGGTCGGCGAAGGCACCGCTGTTCACGTATACATTCCCGAAATGACGGCGGACGCTCAACCTGATGAGAACCAGTAAATCATGTATTAAAAAGTCATTTTTAAGCTCGGTCCCGGACAAACGGCCCGGGGAGGAATACTTCCAACTGAAATGCCGACTGAGAAAAACAAATATATGGCCACGCCCCTGGCGGAGCATTCCAATGCATCCATTCGCATCCTGATCGTGGATGATGAGCAGCCCATCCGGGAAATGATGGAGCTTCTACTCTGCCGGGAGGGCTATCAGTGTGCGAGCGCAAAAGACGGCGACACCGCCCTGGAGATCCTGGGGGGGCAACCGATTGACATCGTGATCACAGATATCAATATGCCGGGTATCAGCGGGGTGGAACTGCTGGAGAAGGCCCGGAATTTCACGGATGCGGATTTTATCGTAATTACCGGCTATGTCGAGGACTTCAGTTACGAAAACCTGATTTCCGCCGGTGCCAGCGATTTCATTTACAAACCGATCAGCAATAATGAGATTCTGCTGCGGTTTAAACGGGTCCTGCGCGAACGTTTTCTGCTGCAGGAGCGCGAAAAGATCAACCGGGAGCTTGAAAAAAACAATCAAAAGCTGGCCAGATATGCCGAGGAGTTAAATGCCGCCCTATCCGACCTGAAAACCACCCACAATGAACTGCAATCCGCTTACCTGGACACCATTAACCGGCTGGCGCTGGCTGCGGAATTCAAAGACGAGGAGACCGGCGACCACATTTCCCGGATGAGCGATTACTGTGCGCTGATGGCTGAAAAATACGGACTTGAAGCGCGCGAGGTGCAAAACATCCGGTATGCCGCACCCATGCATGACATCGGTAAAATCGGCATTCCGGATAAAATCCTCATAAAGCCCGACCAGCTTACAGACAGCGAATTTGAAACTATCAAAACCCATACCACCATCGGCGCCTCCATCCTTTCCGATGCCCGGGCGGAAGTGCTTAAGGCGGCCCATGACATTGCGCTGACCCATCATGAGAAGTGGAACGGCAGGGGCTATCCCAAGGGCCTGAAAAAGAGAGAAATCCCCATACGCGGCCGGATTGTGGGCTTGCTGGACGTATTTGATGCATTAACTTCCAACCGTCCCTATAAAGCGGCATATCCCTATAAGGTGGCCCGGAATATTATTGAAAGCGAACGGGGCAAAAGCTTTGATCCGGATTTGGTGGATATCTTCATTGCCAACTTCGAGGCGTTTGTCCAAATCAAAAAACAAACCGGCCCGACCGCGCATATTTCAATCGCCGATTTTCAATGGAGCGCCCGGGATTTATCTAACGGGCTGGATAAACATATCAGCCGCCACTGAAAACAAAAAAGGAAGCCCGCCTTTTATCCCCGGACTTAAATTGTGCCGAAAACCCCTAATTTTGAGTTTTCCTGTTATTCGCCGATGATTTTAAGCAGCACCCGCTTTTTTCTCCGGCCGTCAAATTCGCCGTAAAAAATCTGCTCCCAGGTGCCGAAATCAAGGCGTCCCCCGGTAATGGCCACCACTACCTCCCTGCCCATTACCTGCCGCTTCATATGCGCATCCGCATTATCCTCGCCCACATTGTGCCGATACTGGGAAACCGGCTCATGCGGGGCCAGCCGCTCCAGCCACTCATCATAGTCCTGATGCAGGCCTGATTCATCATCATTAATAAATACAGAGGCAGTAATGTGCATGGCGTTTACCAGCACCAAGCCCTCCTTGACCCCGCTTTCCGCCAGGCACTCATCAACCTGCGGAGTGATGTTGATAAATGCGCGGCGGGTGGGAACGTTGAAAAACAGCTCTTTACGATAGGATTTCATTCTTTGCTCCTTTCTTCGCCCTGTTTGATTCATTAAGCGGGTATCGTTTCACCCGGCTAAATCCGAATCCAAAATTTTACGGGCTTAAAATAACATTTTTACAGCCCGGCCACAAACCCTGCGCGTTCATATTTTTGGCCTGTTTGCCGAAAAATAAGGCCTCTGGCCGGTGCCCCCTCAGTGATTGTTAAACCGCGAAACATGCTTATGTTTTGATGGCCGTGAAATTGGCTTGACACAGCAAAAATTTCTATGGCAATTAAAATGTTTTATTTTTGTTTCAGGAATTTGTCTCATTTTTAAGAGGTATGACGGGTGTATCAACTCCCTAAAAAAACAGTCTTAAGCG encodes the following:
- a CDS encoding PAS domain S-box protein, with amino-acid sequence MQTSQPPQNLPTGLHRLRKDQLRYILDNISDYVCLHDLQGKILGVNRTMQNHAGITDPRQLVGQPITLFMPEQYQALFDDYMARLLKKGANSGLVSLITQTGEERVIEYNSLLIYDDEGRPLAVASLGRDITERLRSEKALKKSEEKYRNILETIEDGYYEADLSGSIKFCNPALCRILGYSESELLEKNYREICEPPYINTIYNTFNKVYHSRESTKAFDWRLIRKDGSACFVETSVSLIEADDKRIAGFRGICRDVTDRIEAEKERQSLENQLFYSQKMEALGTLAGGFAHNFNNILFPLIGYIDMALMQAPADSRTRQHMEKALESANKAKNIVHRVQEYTRNDKGHQIQPLDVPEVVDQALRLVRGSLSSRIKLSTEFDETCPQIMADAGQIQHVIVNLCANANDAIMSNGRSGHITVAVSSANIASADSGKAKALPQGRYACISVTDSGCGIDSGMVDRVFDPFYTTKPETGKGLGLSLSHRIVKKYGGEIFIESQVGEGTAVHVYIPEMTADAQPDENQ
- a CDS encoding secondary thiamine-phosphate synthase enzyme YjbQ, which codes for MKSYRKELFFNVPTRRAFINITPQVDECLAESGVKEGLVLVNAMHITASVFINDDESGLHQDYDEWLERLAPHEPVSQYRHNVGEDNADAHMKRQVMGREVVVAITGGRLDFGTWEQIFYGEFDGRRKKRVLLKIIGE
- a CDS encoding response regulator, with amino-acid sequence MPTEKNKYMATPLAEHSNASIRILIVDDEQPIREMMELLLCREGYQCASAKDGDTALEILGGQPIDIVITDINMPGISGVELLEKARNFTDADFIVITGYVEDFSYENLISAGASDFIYKPISNNEILLRFKRVLRERFLLQEREKINRELEKNNQKLARYAEELNAALSDLKTTHNELQSAYLDTINRLALAAEFKDEETGDHISRMSDYCALMAEKYGLEAREVQNIRYAAPMHDIGKIGIPDKILIKPDQLTDSEFETIKTHTTIGASILSDARAEVLKAAHDIALTHHEKWNGRGYPKGLKKREIPIRGRIVGLLDVFDALTSNRPYKAAYPYKVARNIIESERGKSFDPDLVDIFIANFEAFVQIKKQTGPTAHISIADFQWSARDLSNGLDKHISRH